In one window of Streptomyces sp. NBC_01224 DNA:
- the secF gene encoding protein translocase subunit SecF: MSRLGSLGARLYRGEVGYDFIGKRKIWYGISILITITAIVGLAVSGLNMGIEFKGGAVFTTPKTSVSVSQAEDFATKASGHQAIVQKLGKGGLRIQISEVDTAKSDQIKHQLSEDLNVPTEKIAADLVGPSWGEQIANKAWTGLGIFMVLVVIYLAIAFEWRMAIAALVALIHDITITVGIYALVGFEVTPGTVIGLLTILGYSLYDTVVVFDSLRESTGDITKQTRWTYSEIANRSINGTLVRSINTTVVALLPVAGLLFIGGGVLGAGMLNDISLSLFVGLAAGAYSSIFIATPLVADLKERDPQMKALKKRVLAKRAAAAAKGETAEDEPSDDDFPEDAAPAAAVVGQRQQPPRGHGRTSGKRR, from the coding sequence ATGTCGCGACTCGGCAGTCTCGGCGCCCGTCTCTACCGCGGCGAGGTCGGTTACGACTTCATCGGCAAGCGCAAGATCTGGTACGGGATCTCGATCCTGATCACCATCACGGCCATTGTCGGCCTGGCGGTCAGCGGCCTGAACATGGGCATCGAGTTCAAGGGCGGCGCGGTCTTCACGACGCCGAAGACGAGCGTCAGCGTCTCCCAGGCGGAGGACTTCGCAACGAAGGCCTCCGGCCACCAGGCGATCGTCCAGAAGCTCGGCAAGGGTGGTCTGCGTATTCAGATCTCCGAGGTCGACACCGCGAAGTCCGACCAGATCAAGCACCAGCTCTCCGAGGACCTCAACGTCCCGACGGAGAAGATCGCCGCCGACCTGGTCGGCCCCAGCTGGGGTGAGCAGATCGCCAACAAGGCCTGGACGGGCCTCGGCATCTTCATGGTCCTCGTGGTGATCTACCTGGCCATCGCCTTCGAGTGGCGCATGGCCATCGCGGCCCTGGTCGCGCTGATCCACGACATCACCATCACGGTCGGCATCTACGCCCTGGTCGGCTTCGAAGTCACCCCGGGCACCGTGATCGGTCTGCTGACCATCCTCGGCTACTCCCTCTACGACACGGTCGTCGTCTTCGACAGCCTCAGGGAGAGTACGGGGGACATCACCAAGCAGACCCGTTGGACGTACAGCGAGATCGCCAACCGCTCGATCAACGGCACGCTGGTCCGTTCCATCAACACCACCGTCGTGGCCCTGCTCCCCGTCGCCGGCCTGCTGTTCATCGGTGGCGGTGTCCTTGGCGCCGGCATGCTGAACGACATCTCGCTGTCGCTGTTCGTCGGCCTCGCGGCCGGTGCGTACTCCTCGATCTTCATCGCCACCCCGCTCGTCGCCGACCTCAAGGAACGCGACCCGCAGATGAAGGCTCTGAAGAAGCGGGTCCTCGCCAAGCGTGCGGCAGCCGCCGCCAAGGGCGAGACAGCCGAGGACGAGCCCTCGGACGACGACTTCCCGGAGGACGCCGCACCCGCCGCCGCGGTCGTCGGTCAGCGCCAGCAGCCCCCCAGGGGCCACGGCCGGACCTCGGGGAAGCGTCGATGA
- a CDS encoding adenine phosphoribosyltransferase: protein MTSTTESTRELLLSRIRDVPDYPKPGVMFKDITPLLADPLAFAALTETLAELCVRHGATKIVGLEARGFILAAPVAVRAGLGFVPVRKVGKLPGATLSQAYELEYGTAEIEIHAEDLSAGDRIMVIDDILATGGTAEASLELIRRAGAEIAGVAVLMELGFLDGRARLEQGLAGAPLEALIHV, encoded by the coding sequence ATGACCAGCACGACCGAGAGCACGAGGGAACTCCTGCTCAGCCGGATCCGCGACGTGCCGGACTATCCGAAGCCGGGTGTGATGTTCAAGGACATCACCCCACTCCTCGCGGACCCGCTCGCGTTCGCGGCCCTCACCGAGACCCTCGCGGAGCTGTGCGTCCGGCACGGTGCCACGAAAATCGTGGGCCTTGAGGCGCGCGGCTTCATCCTGGCTGCCCCGGTCGCGGTCCGGGCCGGGCTCGGCTTCGTACCCGTCCGCAAGGTGGGGAAGCTGCCCGGGGCCACCCTCAGCCAGGCGTACGAGCTGGAGTACGGCACCGCCGAGATCGAGATCCACGCGGAGGACCTGTCCGCCGGCGACCGGATCATGGTCATCGACGACATCCTTGCGACCGGTGGCACCGCCGAGGCCTCGCTGGAGCTGATCCGGCGGGCCGGTGCCGAGATCGCGGGCGTCGCGGTCCTCATGGAGCTCGGCTTCCTGGACGGACGTGCCCGGCTGGAACAGGGTCTGGCGGGTGCTCCGCTGGAGGCACTCATCCACGTGTGA
- a CDS encoding RelA/SpoT family protein codes for MAAPVVPGKKQAAEKPKPPAPEPGTGPERASGPALRPATASPAQPASPAASAPKPPAKPAAKPVTPPAPTTRSGGSSNRVRARLARLGVQRSSPYNPVLEPLLRAVRSNDPKIETSTLRQIERAYEVAERWHRGQKRKSGDPYITHPLAVTTILAELGMDPATLMAGLLHDTVEDTEYGLDTLRRDFGDQVALLVDGVTKLDKVKFGEAAQAETVRKMVVAMAKDPRVLVIKLADRLHNMRTMRYLKREKQEKKARETLEIYAPLAHRLGMNTIKWELEDLAFAILYPKMYDEIVRLVAERAPKRDEYLAIVTDEVQADLRAARIKATVTGRPKHYYSVYQKMIVRGRDFAEIYDLVGIRVLVDTVRDCYAALGTVHARWNPVPGRFKDYIAMPKFNMYQSLHTTVIGPSGKPVELQIRTFDMHRRAEYGIAAHWKYKQEAVAGASKVRTDVPKSTGGGRSQDTVNDMAWLRQLLDWQKETEDPSEFLESLRFDLSRNEVFVFTPKGDVIALPAGATPVDFAYAVHTEVGHRTIGARVNGRLVPLESTLDNGDLVEVFTSKAAGAGPSRDWLGFVKSPRARNKIRAWFSKERRDEAIEQGKDAIARAMRKQNLPIQRILTGDSLVTLAHEMRYPDISSLYAAIGEGHVAAAGVVQKLVQALGGEDAANEDLAESAPPSRGRHKRRSNADPGVVVKGVEDVWVKLARCCTPVPGDPIIGFVTRGSGVSVHRADCVNVDSLSQQPERILEVEWAPTQSSVFLVAIQVEALDRSRLLSDVTRVLSDQHVNILSAAVQTSRDRVATSRFTFEMGDPKHLGHVLKAVRGVEGVYDVYRVTSARRP; via the coding sequence GTGGCGGCCCCAGTCGTGCCCGGGAAGAAGCAGGCCGCGGAGAAGCCGAAGCCCCCGGCCCCCGAGCCCGGCACGGGCCCGGAGCGGGCCAGTGGCCCGGCGCTGCGGCCCGCGACCGCCTCGCCTGCTCAGCCGGCCTCCCCGGCCGCCTCCGCGCCGAAGCCCCCGGCGAAGCCCGCTGCGAAGCCAGTCACCCCGCCTGCTCCCACGACCCGCTCCGGCGGCTCCTCCAACCGGGTACGGGCCAGGCTCGCCCGCCTCGGTGTGCAGCGCTCCAGCCCGTACAACCCGGTCCTCGAACCGCTGCTGCGCGCCGTCCGCAGCAACGACCCCAAGATCGAGACGTCCACGCTGCGTCAGATCGAGCGCGCCTACGAGGTCGCCGAGCGCTGGCACCGCGGCCAGAAGCGCAAGAGCGGCGACCCGTACATCACGCACCCGCTCGCCGTCACGACGATCCTCGCCGAGCTGGGCATGGACCCGGCGACGCTGATGGCCGGACTGCTGCACGACACGGTCGAGGACACCGAGTACGGCCTCGACACGCTGCGCCGCGACTTCGGCGACCAGGTCGCCCTGCTCGTCGACGGTGTCACCAAGCTGGACAAGGTCAAGTTCGGCGAGGCCGCACAGGCCGAGACGGTACGCAAGATGGTCGTCGCCATGGCCAAGGACCCCAGGGTCCTCGTCATCAAGCTCGCCGACCGGCTGCACAACATGCGCACCATGCGCTACCTCAAGCGGGAGAAGCAGGAGAAGAAGGCCCGCGAGACGCTTGAGATCTATGCCCCACTGGCACACCGCCTGGGCATGAACACCATCAAGTGGGAGCTGGAGGACCTCGCCTTCGCGATCCTCTACCCCAAGATGTACGACGAGATCGTCCGCCTCGTCGCCGAGCGGGCCCCCAAGCGCGACGAATACCTCGCCATAGTGACCGACGAGGTCCAGGCCGACCTGCGCGCCGCCCGGATCAAAGCCACCGTCACAGGCCGGCCGAAGCACTACTACAGCGTCTACCAGAAGATGATCGTGCGGGGCCGGGACTTCGCCGAGATCTACGACCTGGTGGGCATTCGGGTCCTCGTCGACACCGTCCGCGACTGTTACGCGGCTCTCGGCACCGTCCACGCGCGATGGAATCCGGTCCCCGGCCGGTTCAAGGACTACATCGCGATGCCCAAGTTCAACATGTATCAGTCGCTGCACACCACGGTGATCGGCCCCAGCGGCAAGCCCGTCGAGCTGCAGATCCGTACCTTCGACATGCACCGTCGCGCCGAGTACGGCATCGCCGCGCACTGGAAGTACAAGCAGGAGGCCGTCGCAGGCGCCTCCAAGGTCCGCACCGACGTCCCCAAGAGCACGGGCGGCGGCCGGAGCCAGGACACCGTCAACGACATGGCGTGGCTCCGCCAGCTCCTGGACTGGCAGAAGGAGACCGAGGACCCCAGCGAATTCCTGGAGTCGCTGCGTTTCGACCTCTCCCGCAACGAGGTCTTCGTCTTCACGCCCAAGGGCGACGTCATAGCGCTCCCCGCGGGCGCGACGCCGGTGGACTTCGCGTACGCCGTGCACACGGAGGTCGGCCACCGGACCATAGGAGCACGGGTCAACGGGCGGCTCGTACCGCTCGAATCGACCCTTGACAACGGCGATCTGGTGGAGGTCTTCACCTCCAAGGCGGCCGGCGCCGGACCCTCTCGGGACTGGCTGGGCTTCGTCAAGTCGCCCCGGGCCCGCAACAAGATCCGCGCCTGGTTCTCCAAGGAGCGCCGCGACGAGGCGATCGAGCAGGGCAAGGACGCCATCGCGCGCGCCATGCGCAAGCAGAATCTGCCGATCCAGCGGATTCTGACCGGCGACTCGCTGGTCACGCTCGCCCACGAGATGCGCTATCCCGACATCTCGTCGCTGTATGCGGCGATCGGCGAGGGCCATGTCGCGGCAGCCGGCGTCGTGCAGAAGCTGGTGCAGGCGCTCGGCGGCGAGGACGCCGCCAACGAGGACCTCGCAGAGAGCGCGCCGCCCTCGCGCGGCCGCCACAAGCGCCGTTCCAACGCCGATCCGGGTGTGGTCGTCAAGGGCGTCGAGGACGTCTGGGTCAAACTGGCCCGCTGCTGTACGCCGGTCCCCGGTGACCCGATCATCGGCTTCGTCACCCGCGGCAGCGGCGTCTCCGTGCACCGCGCCGACTGCGTCAACGTCGACTCGTTGTCGCAGCAGCCGGAGCGGATCCTGGAGGTCGAGTGGGCGCCCACCCAGTCCTCGGTCTTCCTGGTCGCCATCCAGGTCGAGGCCCTGGACCGGTCGCGGCTGCTCTCGGACGTCACCCGCGTCCTGTCCGACCAGCACGTCAACATCCTGTCGGCGGCCGTCCAGACCTCCCGGGACCGGGTGGCCACCTCCCGCTTCACCTTCGAGATGGGCGACCCGAAGCACCTCGGACACGTGCTGAAGGCGGTACGGGGCGTGGAGGGCGTCTACGACGTCTACCGCGTCACTTCGGCCCGCAGGCCCTGA
- a CDS encoding DUF349 domain-containing protein has protein sequence MSSDPWGRVDETGTVYVRTADGEQVVGSWQAGSPEEALAYFERKYEGIVVEIGLLERRVKTTDLSTKDATTAIEHLRLQVDEHHAVGDLDALRKRLDALVATVDSRREERKAQKAKQTDDAKHAKEALVAEAEELAQSEQWRSAGERLRALVDTWKGLPRLDRKSDDELWHRFSHARSAFSKRRKAHFASLDAQREEARKVKEKLVVEAESLSGSTDWGTTAARYRDLMTEWKAAGRAQREAEDDLWNRFRGAQDVFFAARGEVFAERDAEQGENLKLKEELAVEAETLVPVQDLKAARAAFRAINERWEAIGHVPRDARPKVEGRMHAVERALQEAEESEWRRTNPEARARAAGLTGQLQAAVDKLRTQIDTARASGNNARADKLAKELEGRQALLDQALKGLEEFGG, from the coding sequence GTGAGCAGCGACCCGTGGGGCCGCGTCGATGAGACGGGCACCGTGTACGTGCGTACAGCCGATGGCGAGCAGGTCGTCGGATCGTGGCAGGCGGGTTCCCCCGAGGAGGCTCTGGCCTACTTCGAGCGCAAGTACGAGGGCATTGTGGTCGAGATCGGCCTCCTCGAACGGCGGGTGAAGACCACCGACCTGTCGACCAAGGACGCCACGACCGCCATCGAGCATCTGCGCCTACAGGTGGACGAGCATCACGCCGTCGGTGACCTCGACGCGCTGCGCAAGCGACTCGACGCGCTGGTCGCGACAGTCGACTCGCGGCGCGAGGAGCGCAAGGCCCAGAAGGCGAAGCAGACCGACGACGCGAAGCACGCCAAGGAGGCGCTGGTCGCCGAGGCCGAGGAGCTGGCGCAGAGCGAGCAGTGGCGCTCCGCGGGCGAGCGCCTCCGTGCGCTCGTCGATACGTGGAAGGGCCTGCCGCGGCTCGACCGCAAGTCCGACGACGAGCTGTGGCACCGCTTCTCGCACGCCCGCTCGGCGTTCTCCAAGCGCCGCAAGGCACACTTCGCCTCGCTGGACGCCCAGCGCGAGGAGGCCCGCAAGGTCAAGGAGAAGCTGGTCGTCGAGGCCGAGTCGCTCTCCGGCTCCACGGACTGGGGAACGACGGCCGCCCGCTATCGCGACCTGATGACGGAGTGGAAGGCGGCGGGCCGCGCCCAGCGCGAGGCCGAGGACGATCTGTGGAACCGCTTCCGCGGTGCTCAGGACGTCTTCTTCGCCGCCCGCGGCGAGGTCTTCGCCGAGCGGGACGCGGAGCAGGGCGAGAACCTCAAGCTCAAGGAGGAGCTCGCGGTCGAGGCCGAGACGCTGGTGCCGGTGCAGGACCTGAAGGCGGCCAGGGCCGCGTTCCGGGCCATCAACGAGCGCTGGGAGGCCATCGGCCATGTGCCGCGTGACGCCCGTCCGAAGGTCGAGGGGCGGATGCACGCAGTGGAGCGGGCGCTCCAGGAGGCTGAGGAGTCGGAGTGGCGCCGGACGAACCCGGAGGCGCGTGCGCGCGCCGCGGGTCTGACCGGTCAGCTGCAGGCGGCCGTGGACAAGCTGCGTACGCAGATCGACACGGCTCGCGCCTCGGGCAACAACGCCCGGGCCGACAAGCTGGCCAAGGAGCTCGAAGGCCGGCAGGCACTGCTGGACCAGGCGCTGAAGGGCCTGGAGGAGTTCGGCGGCTGA
- a CDS encoding peptidylprolyl isomerase — translation MVSSDQRRRQLAREKFERQQQRREEARRRTRRLTVVIASVVAVAAIVGVGSYLALDGDGKKDKSDAAASASPSASPSASESSAPEPALKIDKKAKYTMSLKTSQGDIAFTMDAAKTPHTTNSFKSLADKGFFDGTKCHRLTTQGIFVLQCGDPKGDGTGGPGYTIPDENLTALGKAGKDGTVTYPAGTVAMANTGQAHTGGSQFFLVYKDSKLPPTYTPFGTMDDASLKAVKDIGAAGVAGGAADGAPKKAVDISKAAVDKS, via the coding sequence GTGGTCAGCAGCGATCAGCGGCGGCGGCAGCTCGCCAGGGAGAAGTTCGAGCGGCAGCAGCAGCGCCGGGAGGAGGCCCGCCGCAGGACAAGGCGTCTGACGGTCGTCATCGCGTCCGTGGTGGCCGTGGCGGCAATCGTCGGGGTGGGCTCGTATCTCGCCCTCGACGGCGACGGCAAGAAGGACAAGAGCGACGCGGCCGCGAGCGCGAGCCCGTCGGCCTCGCCGTCGGCGAGCGAGAGCAGCGCGCCCGAGCCCGCGCTGAAGATCGACAAAAAAGCGAAGTACACGATGTCGCTCAAGACGAGCCAGGGCGACATCGCGTTCACGATGGACGCGGCGAAGACGCCGCACACCACGAACTCCTTCAAGTCGCTGGCCGACAAGGGCTTCTTCGACGGTACGAAGTGCCACCGGCTGACCACGCAGGGCATTTTCGTCCTGCAGTGCGGTGACCCCAAGGGCGACGGCACGGGCGGCCCCGGCTACACGATCCCGGACGAGAACCTGACCGCGCTGGGCAAGGCGGGCAAGGACGGCACGGTGACCTATCCGGCGGGCACGGTGGCGATGGCGAACACCGGCCAGGCGCACACCGGTGGCAGCCAGTTCTTCCTCGTGTACAAGGACAGCAAACTGCCGCCCACCTACACCCCGTTCGGCACGATGGACGATGCCTCGCTGAAGGCGGTCAAGGACATCGGTGCGGCGGGCGTGGCCGGCGGTGCGGCCGACGGTGCGCCGAAGAAGGCCGTGGACATCTCGAAGGCCGCTGTCGACAAGTCGTGA
- a CDS encoding MBL fold metallo-hydrolase encodes MLIAGFPAGAWGTNCYLVAPAAGEECVIIDPGHQAASGVEEALKKHRLKPVAVVLTHGHIDHVASVVPVCGAHDVPAWIHPEDRYMMSDPEKALGRSIGMPLMGELTVGEPDDVKELSDGAQLKLAGLEFGVAHAPGHTKGSVTFRLPEAADVPQVLFSGDLLFAGSVGRTDLPGGDHAELLESLARVCLPLDDSTVVLSGHGPQTTIGRERASNPYLHGMDAPRRGM; translated from the coding sequence GTGCTCATTGCCGGGTTCCCCGCCGGGGCCTGGGGGACCAACTGTTACCTGGTCGCCCCGGCCGCAGGCGAGGAGTGCGTGATCATCGACCCGGGCCATCAGGCCGCATCCGGAGTCGAGGAAGCGCTGAAGAAGCATCGGCTGAAGCCCGTCGCCGTCGTACTGACCCACGGCCACATCGACCATGTCGCCTCGGTCGTCCCGGTGTGCGGTGCGCACGACGTCCCTGCCTGGATCCACCCGGAGGACCGGTACATGATGAGCGACCCGGAGAAGGCCCTCGGCCGTTCCATCGGGATGCCGCTCATGGGCGAGCTGACGGTGGGGGAGCCGGACGACGTCAAGGAACTGAGTGACGGCGCCCAGCTGAAGCTGGCCGGTCTGGAGTTCGGTGTCGCGCATGCGCCCGGCCATACCAAGGGGTCGGTGACGTTCAGGTTGCCCGAGGCCGCGGATGTTCCGCAGGTCCTCTTCTCGGGCGACCTGCTCTTCGCCGGCTCCGTCGGACGCACCGACCTGCCCGGCGGCGACCACGCCGAGCTGCTCGAGTCGCTGGCCCGTGTGTGCCTGCCGCTCGACGACTCGACCGTGGTGCTGTCCGGCCACGGCCCCCAGACGACCATCGGCCGCGAGCGCGCCTCGAATCCGTATCTGCACGGTATGGACGCGCCCCGACGAGGAATGTGA
- the hisS gene encoding histidine--tRNA ligase → MSTFKAPKGTYDLTPPDSAKYLAVREAIAAPLKNSGYGYIETPGFEDVALFSRGVGESTDIVTKEMYTLTTKGGSQLALRPEGTASVLRAALEANLHKLGNLPVKLWYSGSYYRYERPQKGRYRHFSQVGAEAIGAEDPALDAELIILADQAYRALGLQNFRILLNSLGDKECRPVYRDALQEFLRDLDLDDDTRRRIELNPLRVLDDKRPEVQKQLVGAPVLRDYLCDACKAYHEEVRELLTAAGVVYEDDEKLVRGLDYYTRTTFEFVHDGLGSQSAVGGGGRYDGLSEMIGGPALPSVGWALGVDRTVLALEAEGIELELPAATSVFAVPLGEEARRVLFGIVTQLRREGVAADFAYGNRGLKGAMKSANRSGARFTIVAGERDLAEGVVQLKDMESGEQTALPLPDVAEAIRGRLA, encoded by the coding sequence GTGAGCACCTTCAAGGCCCCCAAGGGCACGTACGACCTGACCCCGCCCGATTCCGCGAAGTACCTCGCGGTGCGCGAGGCGATCGCCGCACCCCTGAAGAACTCCGGCTACGGCTACATCGAGACGCCCGGCTTCGAGGACGTCGCCCTCTTCTCGCGCGGTGTCGGTGAGTCCACCGACATCGTGACCAAGGAGATGTACACCCTCACCACCAAGGGCGGCTCACAGCTGGCGCTGCGCCCCGAGGGCACCGCGTCCGTCCTGCGCGCCGCCCTGGAGGCCAACCTTCACAAGCTCGGCAATCTGCCCGTGAAGCTCTGGTACTCCGGCTCGTACTACCGCTACGAGCGCCCGCAGAAGGGCCGCTACCGGCACTTCTCGCAGGTCGGTGCCGAGGCGATCGGCGCCGAGGACCCGGCGCTGGACGCCGAGCTGATCATCCTGGCCGACCAGGCGTACCGCGCGCTGGGTCTGCAGAACTTCCGCATCCTGCTCAACTCGCTGGGTGACAAGGAGTGCCGCCCCGTCTACCGGGACGCGCTCCAGGAGTTCCTGCGCGACCTCGACCTCGACGACGACACCCGCCGCCGCATCGAACTCAACCCGCTGCGGGTCCTCGACGACAAACGCCCCGAGGTGCAGAAGCAGCTGGTCGGCGCTCCGGTGCTGCGCGACTACCTGTGCGACGCGTGCAAGGCGTACCACGAGGAGGTCCGCGAACTGCTGACCGCCGCCGGCGTCGTGTACGAGGACGACGAGAAACTCGTCCGCGGTCTCGACTACTACACCCGCACCACCTTCGAGTTCGTCCACGACGGACTCGGCTCGCAGTCCGCGGTGGGCGGCGGCGGCCGCTACGACGGCCTCTCCGAGATGATCGGCGGCCCGGCGCTCCCGTCGGTCGGCTGGGCGCTCGGCGTGGACCGTACGGTGCTTGCGCTGGAGGCGGAGGGCATCGAGCTCGAACTGCCCGCGGCCACCAGCGTCTTCGCGGTACCGCTCGGCGAAGAGGCCCGGCGGGTGCTCTTCGGGATCGTCACGCAGCTGCGCCGCGAGGGTGTGGCGGCGGACTTCGCGTACGGAAACCGCGGCCTCAAGGGTGCGATGAAGAGTGCGAACCGGTCGGGGGCGCGGTTCACGATCGTCGCGGGTGAGCGGGACCTGGCCGAGGGCGTCGTCCAGCTCAAGGACATGGAGTCCGGCGAGCAGACGGCGCTACCGCTGCCGGACGTGGCCGAGGCGATCCGCGGGCGCCTGGCGTAG
- a CDS encoding vitamin K epoxide reductase family protein, with product MTTAAVDHPSSDQDEDSGKRAIGGSRAFALLLVITGAAGLLAAWVITIDKFKLLEDPNFTPGCSLNPVVACGNIMKSEQAAAFGFPNPMLGLVTYSVIIGIGLALLAGARFRSWYWLGMNAGTLFGVGFCTWLQYQSLYNINSLCLWCCLAWVATIVMFCYVTTHNIKNRILPAPNWLRNGLTEFHWVPPVLWIGIIGMLILTRWWDFWTS from the coding sequence ATGACGACTGCAGCGGTTGACCATCCCTCCTCCGACCAGGACGAGGACAGCGGGAAGAGGGCCATCGGCGGCAGTCGGGCGTTCGCACTGCTGCTGGTGATCACGGGCGCCGCCGGACTCCTCGCCGCCTGGGTCATCACCATCGACAAGTTCAAGTTGCTGGAGGATCCCAACTTCACACCGGGCTGCAGCCTCAACCCGGTCGTCGCATGCGGCAACATCATGAAGAGCGAGCAGGCGGCCGCCTTCGGCTTCCCGAACCCGATGCTCGGTCTGGTCACCTACTCCGTGATCATCGGTATCGGCCTGGCGCTCCTCGCGGGCGCCCGCTTCCGCAGCTGGTACTGGCTCGGGATGAACGCCGGCACGCTGTTCGGCGTCGGTTTCTGCACCTGGCTCCAGTACCAGTCGCTCTACAACATCAACTCCCTCTGCCTGTGGTGCTGCCTGGCCTGGGTCGCCACGATCGTCATGTTCTGCTACGTCACCACGCACAACATCAAGAACCGGATCCTGCCCGCGCCGAACTGGCTGCGCAACGGACTGACGGAGTTCCACTGGGTGCCGCCGGTCCTGTGGATCGGCATCATCGGCATGCTGATCCTGACTCGCTGGTGGGACTTCTGGACCAGCTGA
- a CDS encoding replication-associated recombination protein A, whose product MEPDLFTAAAEDRQEKDPSSSPLAVRMRPRTLDEVVGQQHLLKPGSPLRRLVGEGNGGPAGPSSVILWGPPGIGKTTLAYVVSKATNKRFVELSAITAGVKEVRAVIEGARRATGGYGKETVLFLDEIHRFSKAQQDSLLPAVENRWVTLIAATTENPYFSIISPLLSRSLLLTLESLTDDDLRGLLQRALTDERGLGGAVALESDAEAHLLRIAGGDARRALTALEAAAGAALAKQEKEITLLTLEETVDRAAVKYDRDGDQHYDVASALIKSIRGSDVDAALHYLARMIEAGEDPRFIARRLMISASEDIGLADPTALPTAVAAAQAVAMIGFPEAALTLSHATIALALAPKSNAATLAIFAAQEDVRKGLAGPVPAHLRDGHYKGAAKLGHAQGYVYPHDVPGGIAAQQYAPDAVRDKHYYQPTRYGAEARYADVVERVRERLSGPSAD is encoded by the coding sequence GTGGAGCCCGACCTCTTTACCGCAGCCGCCGAAGACCGCCAGGAGAAGGACCCGTCCAGCAGCCCACTGGCTGTCCGGATGCGTCCCCGCACCCTCGACGAGGTCGTCGGCCAGCAGCATCTGCTCAAGCCGGGCTCGCCGCTGCGCCGCCTCGTCGGCGAGGGGAACGGCGGGCCCGCAGGCCCGTCGTCGGTGATCCTCTGGGGCCCGCCCGGCATCGGGAAGACGACTCTGGCGTACGTGGTCAGCAAGGCCACCAACAAGCGCTTCGTCGAGCTCTCCGCGATCACCGCGGGCGTCAAGGAAGTGCGGGCCGTCATCGAGGGCGCCCGCCGCGCCACCGGAGGCTACGGCAAGGAGACCGTCCTCTTCCTCGACGAGATCCACCGCTTCTCCAAGGCGCAGCAGGACTCGCTGCTTCCGGCGGTGGAGAACCGCTGGGTGACGCTGATCGCGGCGACCACCGAGAATCCGTACTTCTCGATCATCTCGCCCCTGCTGTCGCGCTCGCTGCTGCTCACCCTGGAATCACTCACCGACGACGATCTGCGCGGCCTGCTGCAGCGTGCCCTGACCGACGAGCGCGGACTCGGCGGCGCGGTGGCGCTGGAGAGCGACGCCGAGGCGCATCTGTTGCGCATCGCGGGCGGCGACGCCCGCCGGGCGCTCACGGCGCTGGAGGCCGCGGCCGGTGCGGCGCTGGCCAAACAGGAGAAGGAGATCACCCTCCTGACCCTGGAGGAGACCGTCGACCGTGCCGCCGTCAAGTACGACCGGGACGGCGACCAGCACTACGACGTGGCGAGTGCGCTCATCAAGTCGATCCGCGGCTCCGACGTGGATGCCGCGCTGCACTATCTGGCCCGGATGATCGAGGCGGGGGAGGACCCGCGGTTCATCGCCCGGCGGCTGATGATCTCGGCCAGCGAGGACATCGGTCTCGCCGACCCCACGGCACTGCCCACCGCTGTCGCGGCCGCCCAGGCGGTCGCCATGATCGGTTTCCCCGAGGCGGCGCTCACCCTGAGCCACGCCACGATCGCCCTGGCCCTCGCTCCCAAGTCCAATGCGGCGACACTGGCGATCTTCGCCGCCCAGGAGGACGTACGGAAGGGTCTCGCGGGCCCAGTTCCGGCCCATCTGCGCGACGGCCACTACAAGGGCGCCGCCAAGCTGGGCCACGCCCAGGGCTATGTGTATCCGCACGATGTCCCCGGCGGTATCGCAGCTCAGCAGTACGCCCCGGACGCCGTGCGCGACAAGCACTACTACCAGCCCACGCGCTACGGCGCGGAAGCGCGTTACGCGGATGTGGTGGAGCGGGTCCGCGAGCGGCTCTCCGGCCCGTCCGCCGACTGA